The genomic DNA CCAATTAGGACATCTATTTCGCCCGGCACGGTGTCCAGCACTTCCCAGACATCGCCGCAGAGAATCGGATGGCCGAAGTTCCTGTTGTACGTGCGACAGGCAGCACGATTCAGCTCGTTCGCCCAGACAATCTCGAACGGCAGCCTCTCGTACGTCTTCCCCATGAACTCGAATCCGCCGATGAATCCAAGGTCCATCCCACCGCAACCTGAGAACATGGAAGCTACCTTGAAGGTCCTCCGGCCGCCGCTTGGCTCTGCAGCGATGCGTTCGTCTCTTGTCGGGTCCAAACGGGTGTCTGACACAGCTGTTTAGTCCTCTCGGCTACTTGCGAGCCACCTGCGCTACAGGGCCCGTACCCCATTATATGGGGGTGGACTGACATGTTGGCAGGATGCTCTAGGTCTCAAGGAACTGCACAATCCTGTTGCGGAGCGGTGGCTCGTCGTCCATCTCACACTCCCAGATGACCATGACACGCCAGCCGAGCGCGGCCAGGGCCCTCTCATTGGCTCGATCGCGCTCACGTTTGCTCTCGAGCTTGGGAGTCCAATGCTCCGTGTTGGCGCGAGGCGTTCAGCATCCTTTGGAACCGTGCTGATGCCAGAAGCATCCTCGCACTTCGATGACAGCCATTTGGCGCTTCTCCAGGACGATGTCCGGCTTCCGCAGGAGTGTTGCCACGTGAAGACGGTATCCGTACCCCAGGTCATGCATGCTACGTCGGGCTCGAAGCTCCGGCCTCATCTTCTTCGTGCGCGTCGCCGACATCTGTCTGTGCATCACGCTCTTCAATGAGGGCGCAATGCTTCTACGTGCCGTCGAACTCACCCCATTGTGCATTCTCCGCCTGAATGGAAGAGGTCATGGAGGCGACGCCCGGATTCGAACCGGGGATAAAGGCTTTGCAGGCCTCTGCCTTACCACTTGGCCACGTCGCCGTGTTCGGCGCCCTCGGGGCGCCCTTTCAAGAAGAGAAGACTGGCCGTACAGGCCCGCACTCCGGAACCTTCGGACCAGCCTTCGATAGGTGCGATGGAGCGGACGACCGGATTCGAACCGGCGACCCCAACCTTGGCAAGGTTGTGCTCTACCAACTGAGCCACGTCCGCGCACTTCAGCCAGTTTACCACGATGATCCAGGACGCCTGGTTCGGCTTTCCCGAGCGAAGCGAAGGGCTCACACTGAGCTCTGCGTCGAGCCGCTGAGTGGTTCCGGCGTGGAACGCTCAGCTCTGCGGTCGCCCGCGACACAACTGAAAGGGGCCCCGCCAGCTGCGCTGATGCCGACCTCCACCCTGTTGGCATCCCTACTCGCTGGGAGCCTGACAGTCGGGTTGAGTAGAAGAGGATCGGGCGACCTACTTCACGCACCGGACAATCCCCGATAGGACGAACTACGCGCCTGGACTATCCCACTCCCGGGACGTCCTCGTGGAACCACTCAGCGGGGTACCTAACGAGCAGTTTCACCGGCGCCAAAGTCGATTCCTTGGCACCACCATCCCTTCGGGCTGACAACCCGATGTTCATACGACGAGGCGGCAATCGCGTCGATCTCGACGCCAGATTCCGCAATCCGCTAGTTGTGGCCGGCGTGCCGGATCAGCCCCGCGCTACAACCTTCCGAACTGCAGGTCGTGATGACTCCTAAGCGATGCCAGATCTGGTTGAGTCCAGCACGTCATGAGCGCCTGAGCGACATGCGTGTTGGCGTGATCCTCAGAGAACCCAAGCGACCCGCTGAAGCGCTTGACCAGATGAGTGAGGAGTCTGTATTGGAACGTGCCCAACATGTGACCGAAGCAGTACCGCTTGGGGTCGAGTTCCTGCGGGTTGGAGACCGCAGGAAGTCGCGGCCCGAGTCTTCGCCGCTTGTCTTCGAACGCCTGTCTGAGACCTGCGCGATTGAAACGTGGCGCTGCCGAGTGGTTCTCGGGATAGTCGAGATACTTCTTCCACTTGCCCCGGTGAAACAGACCCTCGCCAGTCACAGCCATCAGCGCAACATCGGCCTTGATGTACCACCTTGCCTCGTCGTAGAAGTCGCTGAGCGCTTGTCTGACCTGATGCGCTATGGGTTGTTCATACGTCAGCCTGTCAATCGGGCAAAGCCCTAGAACGCCCTCAGTCAGGGTGCAGGCATGAAGGAGGTCGTTCTCCCAGCTGTAACCCCATGAGTAGAAGACGCCGGGAGCCGTAATCAATGAGTTCGAGAACCGATCAGCGTCTTGATCCATCGCAACAAAGACGTGCTTCAGGCCGAAACTCGAGATCTTATCCGCAATCGTCTTGAGGGTGGGCTTGGACCCCACCGCGCGAAAGGACAGACGAGTCGTCGGCAGGTAGTGCGCGAAGACGCGCTGCCAATAGACCATATCTGCGGATACGCTACTGCACTGACCGGCGGTTACTTGGTCGTAGGTAAACACGCACGTGCCACCCTCGATGAATACAACTACGTCCGCCTTGAGGAAGAGATGGAGGTTCTGCAGCCCACTGTTGGTTCGAGTCAGGCTCACTGGATAACGTCCTCGGCATCAACAGCGCATGAGCCGTACGTGGAAACAACGTCGGGCGAGTGGGTGGCAAACAGGATTTGGGCTGCTGGATTGAGGCCAAGGACGTTCTGAACCAGTGATTGCTGCCACTCAATGTGAAGGGACAGCTCAGGTTCGTCCGCGATGTAGATCGTCGGCTGAGACCGTTGTAGCAGTGCCTCGCCGAGGATGATGAGCATCTGCTTCTCGCCAGATGACAACACCTGCAGGGGCAATGCCGCGCCGTCAGCTAGGGTCGCCTCGAGCTCATTGGTGGCACCGATGGAGAAGGACTTGCCTCTGACCAGTGAGTTCACAACTGTCAGGAACCTGACTTGAGGCTCCGATATCGCAGCTTGTCTCTCACGCAGGATGTTCCATTCCTTGACTATCGCGTGGGTCCGGTCACTTAGCACAAGGGCGGCGATATCGTCCCAAGAGAACTCGCCGCTTGTTCCCACAAGTCTCGTTGATGCCTCTGTGACTAGCCGAAAATGAGTCTCGACTGGCCGTTTGAAGACAGTCGCCGGCACTCGCAGCTGATCGTAGATGTCCAGTAGGGCCCGCTGTTCGGTTGGAAGATCAGTCGGCGAAACGGACGAAACATTGACACGCATGTTCTCTCTCGCCAACAGCGACAAGAACACCGTCTCCTGGAACTTCCTCACCTCAACACTGTTTGCCTGATCGAGCTCGGAGAAGTAGCGGACGAGGAGATCCGAAAGATCGTTGAGTTTGGTGTCTACAGTCGAATCAAAGGACTCATCGGCTTCGGCGTTACGGAAGGGTTGGGCCCTGTGGACAGAGAGCCAAGTGAGATTCAAGAACTCGCTCAGTCTGTGCCTAAGGCGAAAGGTGTCGGACGATTGCACGACTCCAACGCGGCGGCGGGCAAAGCGTGTCTGGACGAGATGGGGCGTCTCTTCGACGAGGAAAGGTTCGGGCTCTGCGCCCTTGGCGCTCTTGAGCACCCATTCGAAGGTAAAGGAGCCCGAGGCCGTGGGCTGCTGCCTTGCACGCACTTCAATACTCGGTCGCGCCTGACCCTTGGGGTAGGGCACCAAGTCGATCCGGATGGTCTCGAAGGGTATCTTGGTCAGCGCCGTCAGATCGGCAGTGAGCGCCGCAACAACCAGGTTGATGATCGTCGTCTTCCCCGAGCCATTGGGCCCGATTAGGAAGTTGACGTCCTTGTGCAGCGGAAGATTAACGGACTTGTCTCCCCATAGACCATCGATCACGATTCTTTCGATGAGATTCACTGATACCCCTCCGCCTAGGTGACATCTTCTCTTTGTGGGCGTGCACGGCGCTGATACCGCCTTGTTACAGCGGCGAGCTTCGGACAATCCGCTGGCATTTGATTGACCTGTGCCACGCACGCCCCACCGGATTCCCGCCGAGCGATGCAACCCCAGTTGCCCCGACTTGGATCCTGACTGCTCCCGGCTCAGACCTGGGTGGGTGTTACATCTTGAGGGTCCGAGGATTGATCCGGCTGTGTTCCGTCGCGGCCCGCTTTCCAGCAACCGCCAGTATTATGCCTCTACTAACTCGTCGGCGCTCGGACGGATGCTACCAGGCGTCTTGGGTCCTCGAAACGGCTGCCGTCCTATCGCGGGCTGCAGCTACAAGCGGTTAGCGGCCTTTGACCGCGACGTTGTCTCATCCGCCGGCATGGTGACATCACAACTCAAGTCACGATTCGTGGAACAAATGTGTGGAACGCCAACGTCTTCACGCTTCCTTCTGGTCGGCGATCAGCCTGTCTGCATGGCGTTCCTCGAGAGCCCGACACCTCACCCTCTGTCGGGCTGAGAACCTGACCGTCGGGCCGATCAACCGAATAGCCACAGCGTAGAGAGTGCGTTCCACACATAGATAGATGAAGTTCCACGCCGACAGAATGAAGACAGGCCAACTCCATTTTCGGATGCTGATTCTCGAGTGTTTGGTTGCGAGAAGCCGAACTTGAACCGACGACCTCAGGGTTGGGGACTCTGGCGCCAGCCGTCAGAAGAGGATCTGCTGAGCTGACTTGCGGCAGTCCGTCCTAGAACTCTGAGTCGAGAATCGCCTTCAGTTGTGCGATGGCTTCGGGCGCAAAACGGATGGACTGACTCTTCTTACCAGGGATGGCTCGATCAGCAGATCCATAGGTGTCTACCTGCAACATCTTGTCGCCGGAGTCATCGTTCACCACTGTGTAAGTGGCCTCAACTTCGGTGTGAGTCGAACGGTGTCCGAGGTTGGCCTGCTCAAGACTACGCACGATCGCCATGTTTCGCTCCCCCGTCTATCGACGCCTCACACCGGTGTGCAAGGGCGCCGTTTCCCTCTGCCGGCCAGGATCTTTGAAAGCCGCCAACAAAGCAAACAGGCCAGCTCCATTTTCGGATGCTGACCTGCTAGTTTCTTGGTCGCGGGGGCCGGATTTGAACCGACGACCTTCGGGTTATGAGCCCGACGAGCTACCAGACTGCTCCACCCCGCACTGTTCAATTGCGCCGAAACGGCGGACGCACAAGGTAACACAGCCCGCTGAGCAGACGCAATAACGTGTCGCGGAGAGCTCCGCTAGAACTCGTCTCCCTCGTCCGGTTCAGCATCGCGAACCTTGGCGAGCACCGAATCGTACCTCTGACGATCCCCCAGCGCTCCACGTTCGCGCAAGTAGTCGACGGTCATCAGCGCAGACATCTTCTCGGCGAGTGCAGTGGCGATGAACTGATTGATGGAGACATCCTCGGCCTTCGCCAACTCGCGCACACGTTTGTGCAGCGACTCCGGTAGACGCAAGCTGATCGTGCTCATTTCGTCACACCCAATCCCTTCAAGAACTCCCGAGGGGTTGTCGCCACAACACCCCACGAAGCCGACTGCACGAAATCGCGAACGTTGTGAGTGATGATGCGCCCGCTTCCGGATGCCACGGCGAGCTCGAGCAGGTGGTCGTCCTTCGGGTCTCGAAGTGCCGGCCGCCAGAGGAAGTGAATCTCCTGCAAGTGCGCCACACTGCACCAGTAGTCAAGGAGAGCCTCGACGTCCTCCGCCGTCAACCCAAGTTCCTCACTCTGACGCTTGAGTACGTCCTCGTACTCGAAGACCAGTGGAACAGATAGCGCGATCTCGAATTGTCGCCTTCCGATAAGCTCCAACAGCCGAAACGACGTTCCACGCGAACTACGCAGGCCCGAGATCACCACATTGGTATCCACAACCACCCGGGACACCGTATTGGTATCGTATGTAATACCGTCTGACTCTGTCAATGACTCCGCCTCCCCGCGGCCACGCTCCCTTGCCCCGTCATTCACGCGCCCCGATCACCGCGATTGTCGGCCGCTCGAGTACGGCGCCGATGAAATGGTTGCCCTGTATGCGCCTCAACTCAAACTCCTCAGGCGAGTAGCGCACGAGATCGATCTCGCGCCCAAGCTCACGCTGAGCTGCGGAGATTGGCCCCACCAGATCATCATCCTTAGCAGAGCCCACAACGAGCAGGTCGATATCGCTACTCACGGAATCGGTGCCCGATGCCACAGAACCGAAGATGAACGCTCGCGAGACCCCGTCACCGAGCGGCGCGAGATGTCGGCTGATGACTTCGGCAATTCCGAGCTCGCGGGACAACAATGCTCTCAGCCCCTCGAAGCGCTCAGTGCGTTCGGCGCCGTAGTACAGCCGGTTGCCGTCACGTTCGCCAGACAGAATCCCGAAGTCGCAAAGCCGGTTCAGAGCGAGCTGGGCCGATCGCAAGCCGACACCGGCGCGTCTCGCGATCTCGCGCTGGTGCAGTCTCGCCGCCGGGTCCCTCAAGAACAGGGCAAGGACCTGCCGGATGGACGTGCCCGCGAGCAAGCGCATCATCGCGGTATCCGCCGTGGCATCAGGCGGCGACACTGCGGAGTTGCCGTACGACGCCTGCGCCTCCTCGGCCAGCACCGTATCGCCAGCGCGCTCAAAGCGCGTCAAGACGGCGACTGTCCGTCCCCTGCGTGTGACGGTATAGGTAGCACCGCGTTCGACCTGGTCGAGCACCTCGCCAAGGCGACCCGCGAGTTCGGCGGAAGTGATTGTTCGCTGCATTGTAGTCATATGACTACACTCCTTAGTCGTTCGACTAAGTCGGAGCATAGAGTGAGCATCGGGACGGGTCAAGTCGCCTCGCCACCCACCGCTCACGTCCCGCGAACGGCGTCACACTACAGCCCGTCACCCTCGGCGGGCTCAGCATTGCGAACCTTTGCGAGAACCGCGCTGTACTCCTCGCGATCACCCATTGCGCCTCGCTCACGCAGGTAGGCCTGCATCCTTTCGGCGAGCGTCGCGCGCGCCTGTGCTCGAACGCTTTCGAAGTCCCAGTACTCAGTCACGGCACGCAGCAGCGCCTCGGCTGCAAGCCGACTCTGGTCGCCATGCGCCTGTACTCCGTCGCAGGCGATCTCGAAGCCCGGGGTCACAGACGCCTCCGGCAAAGCGACCACGTCGACCGACGCCCCGAGAACGCCGGGTAGCCGGGACATCAGATCGGCCCGCAGGTCCCACCAGCCGTCCTGAGGCACAGAGACCGCGGGCAGAATCGCCACATCGACGTCGGACAGCGGGCCCGCGTGACCGCGTGCTGCGCTTCCGAAGATCCAGGCGGCGTCAACGTCATCGCGCGCGGCGAAGAACGCTCGAAGGCGCTCAACGGCGCGGTCCAAGGAGCGCTGCCCGCTCACGATCGCAGCATCTCCAAGACCGCGATTCCCCTTCCGGCCGCGACCTTCTCAACCGCTTTGGCGCCGTCGCTCACTCGGCGGACCCAGCCGGCACCGCGCCTCGTTACATCGGCGCAGGCTGCGCGCAGGTCCCCGGGGCGCTCCTCTGAAAGCACCTCAAGCAGCTGCGATGCCTGCCACAGATCCTTGTCTCGCTTGGCATGCATGGCCGCGGGCCGCTCGTTGGCCACGATGAGTTTGTGCAGCGCGAAATGCGCGGGATCTGGCACGTTGACGGAAACTCCACCACCGTTGATCACCGCTGCCGTGACCGGATTCTCGGTCACGAAGTCGAGAAACCTGAGCGGCTGCGCAGAGGCGCCCAGCCGAGGCAAGACAATCGGCTTCTGACCCTCTCGCTTCGCAGGCGCTAGGAAGTCCACGCGCAGCCCCTGCCCTCGCACTTTGTACGAAGTGCTCGGCGCCTTGCGATTGAGTGCCGGAACCGGAAGGAACCCCATCTCCAGACTCTCCAGTGCTCCCGGTGCATCGGCGGTCAATTCGGGAACGACGATGCTCATGCTCAGGTCCGCTGCGACATCGACGTCTTGCGTGCGCAACGAGGAGCCCTCCCACACGACGCCCAGCAGATTGCCTAAGACAACGAATGCATGCGTACCGACGAGCACCCCACCCAACCGGAACACCCCGGCATCTGCCAACGCGCGGAGCACACGCGCCGAACCCTGATCGGTAACCATGGCCCCACCGACCCTCAGCAATGAACACAGGCGTTGGATCGACTCGACGTCAGGCGCCAATGCGGAGTGTGCATCGGCGTGGGATTGCGCGACAGCATCAAGCGCGGCGTCCCGTCGACCTACGTAGGTTTGGGACTTCGTACCGCCGGGCTCGCTATGCTGGAAGTAGTAGTACTCAGATCCCTTGACTGACTTCAGAACGAAGCTACCCGGCACGTGACCAATGGCGCGAGACGCCTCGTGGGCCGCCAACCGCTCGAGAAGCTCGGCGTAGAGGGTTTGTATTTCGAGTGGTTGCCGTCTCATCGCAGCCCTCCCTCAATGAGTTATACGCAGTTTAGTGGCAATCTGCGTATAACTCAAGCTACTTCGGGTCTCACGAGGGGGGGTCAGGAACTAGACCCTCTTCTCCCTGAACTCGACCCCATCCATCCCCTCGAAGTGCGCATCCTGCGTCCACAGGATCGCGCCCTCGAGTCGAGCTGTTGCCAGGATGATCGAGTCGGCCATCGCGAGGCCGTTCTCCAGCGAGATGCGTGCGGCCTCCAGCGCGACGCTCGCACTCAGATCGACCACGCGCCCGGTGGTCATCACACCCACCGCCTTGAGCGCGGGTGACTCGCCCGCGACGGCGGCGACACGCTTGAAGACCTCAAAGATCGTCAGACTCGGAACGATCAGCGCCTCCGCATCTTCGATCGCCCCGGCGAACTCCGAACCGTTCGGCCCACCACTGAAGTACTCGATCCACGCCGATGAGTCGACGACGTTCACAGCCGATCATCTTCTTCGCGCTCGAAGCTGACGCCGGTGTCGGCGAGGAACCCACGCAGGTCACGGGCGGACCGCACAGGCAGAAATTCGATCCTGTCCCCGTACGCGAGCACCTGAACCGTCTGCCCGGGTACGAGCTTGAGCTGCTCTCGGACGTGCTTCGGGATCACTACCTGGAACTTCGGTGAGATGGTTACGATATCCATATCGATATCCTCCTTCGTATGACGGAGTATATCATCGATACTGCCAGCGGCAGACCCGTGCCAACGACGGCAAGCTTCCGGTCAGCTCTCGGTTGGCCCGCACCCCTACCCTCCGCTCTATGGACTCGCACCCGACACTCACCTTCGCCGACGCCTGGGAGGCGTGGCTCTCATACCGAACCCATTCGGCGCGTCCGCTGCGCGCCTCAACGCTCGCGGACTATGAATCGATCTACCGCGCCCATCTCGACCCGCTGCTCGGCGCGACTAGGCTCGCTGCGATCGACGGCGTCGCGATCGCGCAGCTCACGGTCGCGTTGTCGCGGGCCGGTGTGCGCCCCAAGCGGCTCTCCAACGTGCTCGTGCCCCTGCGCGCGTGCTTGCGCTGGCACCACCGCATGGGGACGCTCATGGTAGACCCGAGCCCGTGGTTCGAACCGGGCGCGCCAGCCGCCGATGAGCGGCGCATCCTCTCCCCGCCCGAGATCGAGCGGCTACTCACGGAGCTTCCGCCCGATGCCCGCCCCTTCGTCGCGTTCGCGGCGTACGTGGGCACCCGCGCCGGAGAACAACGCGCGCTCACATGGGCAGATGTCGACCTGTCCGCCCGCACTGCCCGCATCGACAAGACCTACTACCGAGACCGGCTGCAGCGCTCGACCAAGTCAGGTCACGACCGCACCGTGCCCCTCCCCGTCCACATCGCCGAGATGCTCGCTGAGTGGCGCGGCCGCTGCCCGCCATCGCCAGCGGGCCTCGTGTTCCCCGGACCCGCCGGAGGTCCGCTCGACCTCGACATCTTTCGCGCGCGCGTCTTCAAGCCGGCGGTCACCCGCGCCGGCCTGCCGCCCGACACCCGAATCCATGACCTACGACACTCGAGCGCATCGCTCTACCTACGCTCGGGCGCCACGCTGCGGGAAGTCATGGAGATCCACGGCTGGCGGCAGATGCAGACGGCAGTGC from Coriobacteriia bacterium includes the following:
- a CDS encoding AAA family ATPase; this translates as MNLIERIVIDGLWGDKSVNLPLHKDVNFLIGPNGSGKTTIINLVVAALTADLTALTKIPFETIRIDLVPYPKGQARPSIEVRARQQPTASGSFTFEWVLKSAKGAEPEPFLVEETPHLVQTRFARRRVGVVQSSDTFRLRHRLSEFLNLTWLSVHRAQPFRNAEADESFDSTVDTKLNDLSDLLVRYFSELDQANSVEVRKFQETVFLSLLARENMRVNVSSVSPTDLPTEQRALLDIYDQLRVPATVFKRPVETHFRLVTEASTRLVGTSGEFSWDDIAALVLSDRTHAIVKEWNILRERQAAISEPQVRFLTVVNSLVRGKSFSIGATNELEATLADGAALPLQVLSSGEKQMLIILGEALLQRSQPTIYIADEPELSLHIEWQQSLVQNVLGLNPAAQILFATHSPDVVSTYGSCAVDAEDVIQ
- a CDS encoding toxin-antitoxin system HicB family antitoxin, which encodes MSTISLRLPESLHKRVRELAKAEDVSINQFIATALAEKMSALMTVDYLRERGALGDRQRYDSVLAKVRDAEPDEGDEF
- a CDS encoding putative toxin-antitoxin system toxin component, PIN family — encoded protein: MVVDTNVVISGLRSSRGTSFRLLELIGRRQFEIALSVPLVFEYEDVLKRQSEELGLTAEDVEALLDYWCSVAHLQEIHFLWRPALRDPKDDHLLELAVASGSGRIITHNVRDFVQSASWGVVATTPREFLKGLGVTK
- a CDS encoding type II toxin-antitoxin system prevent-host-death family antitoxin, encoding MTTMQRTITSAELAGRLGEVLDQVERGATYTVTRRGRTVAVLTRFERAGDTVLAEEAQASYGNSAVSPPDATADTAMMRLLAGTSIRQVLALFLRDPAARLHQREIARRAGVGLRSAQLALNRLCDFGILSGERDGNRLYYGAERTERFEGLRALLSRELGIAEVISRHLAPLGDGVSRAFIFGSVASGTDSVSSDIDLLVVGSAKDDDLVGPISAAQRELGREIDLVRYSPEEFELRRIQGNHFIGAVLERPTIAVIGARE
- a CDS encoding nucleotidyltransferase domain-containing protein, with the protein product MSGQRSLDRAVERLRAFFAARDDVDAAWIFGSAARGHAGPLSDVDVAILPAVSVPQDGWWDLRADLMSRLPGVLGASVDVVALPEASVTPGFEIACDGVQAHGDQSRLAAEALLRAVTEYWDFESVRAQARATLAERMQAYLRERGAMGDREEYSAVLAKVRNAEPAEGDGL
- a CDS encoding type II toxin-antitoxin system VapC family toxin — protein: MNVVDSSAWIEYFSGGPNGSEFAGAIEDAEALIVPSLTIFEVFKRVAAVAGESPALKAVGVMTTGRVVDLSASVALEAARISLENGLAMADSIILATARLEGAILWTQDAHFEGMDGVEFREKRV
- a CDS encoding AbrB/MazE/SpoVT family DNA-binding domain-containing protein; the protein is MDIVTISPKFQVVIPKHVREQLKLVPGQTVQVLAYGDRIEFLPVRSARDLRGFLADTGVSFEREEDDRL
- a CDS encoding site-specific integrase, with amino-acid sequence MDSHPTLTFADAWEAWLSYRTHSARPLRASTLADYESIYRAHLDPLLGATRLAAIDGVAIAQLTVALSRAGVRPKRLSNVLVPLRACLRWHHRMGTLMVDPSPWFEPGAPAADERRILSPPEIERLLTELPPDARPFVAFAAYVGTRAGEQRALTWADVDLSARTARIDKTYYRDRLQRSTKSGHDRTVPLPVHIAEMLAEWRGRCPPSPAGLVFPGPAGGPLDLDIFRARVFKPAVTRAGLPPDTRIHDLRHSSASLYLRSGATLREVMEIHGWRQMQTAVRYLHTGGELTEAADRVSQARAEVLDSASPRSR